One genomic segment of Coffea arabica cultivar ET-39 chromosome 6e, Coffea Arabica ET-39 HiFi, whole genome shotgun sequence includes these proteins:
- the LOC113696820 gene encoding uncharacterized protein, with product MTLRSGKEVEGPKLVTPKDKNKDWIEKELEEEGTRSTNPEVGEVEKQDKEKEILEAFRKVAINIPLLDTIKQVPKYAKFLKNLCVKKKKLRGDKQIVVGENASMILQRKLPPKCGDPDMFIIPYKIRHSKIKNVMLDLGASINVMPKSIYNSLNLGPLKEIGVIIQLTDHIFAYLDGVIEDVLVQVDELIFSVDFYVLYTNDRSAPNLSPIILGRTFLSTTQTKIDVSEGTLTIEFDGEVVHFNIFDTMIHPVNSHFVFAIHAIYPFV from the exons ATGACCTTAAGAAGCGGAAAGGAAGTTGAGGGACCCAAACTCGTgactccaaaagataagaataaaGACTGGATCGAAAAAGAACTTGAGGAGGAAGGAACAAGAAGCACGAACCCAGAG GTTGGAGAAGTCGAAAAGCAAGACAAAGAGAAAGAGATCCTAGAGGCGTTTCGAAAGGTAGCAATCAATATTCCTTTGTTGGACACGATCAAGCAAGTGCCAAAATATGCTAAATTCTTGAAGAACTTGTgtgtcaaaaagaaaaaattgagagGGGATAAGCAGATTGTGGTAGGTGAGAACGCCTCAATGATTTTACAAAGAAAACTACCACCTAAATGTGGGGATCCAGATATGTTTATTATCCCCTATAAGATCAGACATTCTAAAATTAAAAATGTCATGCTAGATTTAGGGGCTTCTATTAACGTGATGCCTAAATCAATTTATAATTCCTTAAATTTAGGACCTTTAAAAGAAATAGGGGTAATAATTCAATTGACTGATCATATATTTGCTTATCTAGATGGGGTAATTGAGGATGTTTTAGTGCAAGTAgatgaattaattttttctgttgatttttatgtgctttaTACGAATGATAGAAGTGCTCCAAATCTATCACCCATTATATTAGGAAGAACCTTCTTGAGTACTACCCAAACTAAGATTGATGTTAGTGAGGGTACTCTTACAATAGAATTTGATGGAGAAGTagtccactttaatatttttgatacaatgATACATCCTGTTAACTCTCATTTTGTGTTTGCCATTCATGCTATTTATCCCTTTGTAtga